From the Anopheles stephensi strain Indian chromosome X, UCI_ANSTEP_V1.0, whole genome shotgun sequence genome, the window TGTGTGGTTTTTGCAGCAGGTAAACCGATACAGTCGAAGAATGATGTTTGATTCTTGGTCGGAAATGTATGCgtcgtgtgtgtatgtgtaaggGAAGTTAAAAGGTAAACTTATAAAAAACCGATAGATTCACACGGTATTCACAgctacagtgacggacaagaGAGTAGGAGATCAACTTTATATCCCGAAATTTAAACTGCTGCTTGCGATACTTTTATTTGGCACAACGTTGGAAAAATGTAGAGTTTGAAAGAAGTATTTTTTATCTCTTAAATTTTTCGCGAGCATATATTCATTTTCGCTTAAAAATGAGCAAACAATTgcgttaaaataataataaaaaaaacgccagagactaaatttatttttactccttcttcttctttggcctaaacAGCTCTTAGGtgctgccatttctagctttctagACTTATTAAtatcgcatagttggatagttcgtcttcactatgggggaatggccgttcagatgagatttgaacccctgtccCGCCGTATAAAGACCAGctccgttgtcgcctctacccgGGCCACCCCCAATCAAATAAAGGGAGGCAAAATGGCAGGATCAGGACCAGGATGAGGTTGCAGAGCCAACAGAGAAGTCTCACGCAGGACCCGGACTCGCAGTATCCGCTTTTATTGAGAAGTATCATCCTGCTAggggccgaggcgataacggtgtcgattttcatacgacaggaccggaaTTCGAATCCTATCTATCTAGCTACGGATAAATGTCGGATAAAATCAAAGAAGCCAAAGAACGAAGAAGACGAAGGCGCCACTCCTAAGTTTCCTAGGTCCTTGGACTAGGTCTccccacgcagcagaacggagGATCGAATCTCAAATCGACACGCAGCCACTGGACTGTCTAGGTCGGGGTAAAATCAATTCTCCTGTCCTTGATATAAAAATGGCCTACGCTAACCTCTCGGAGATAAAGAGCCAGAGAAGAGGAAAATTGGAATAGGGATTTTTTTAGTGCAAATACagaacgatttttttaaagaataaaatatCATGATAGCTCTCTCTCCAGCAGTCTAACATATGTAATTAATTATTAAACGGAGGACAAAAAACCCTCGATAGTGCCACTTTTTTGACGTACCGTAGCGGGAGGCATCCACTACACTGCCCGTCGTCTataaccgtaccgtaccgatcGAATGTAGATGCCGTTTTACCGGCATTATAgatcacacactcacacacacccatgCAAAGCGTGCGACGTACGCAATAAGCCATCTTTCGCAAGACTCATAGCCTCCCATAaacaaaccgaccgaccaacaCCGGCGTGCCGGCGTGTGCTGATAGTGTGGTGCGTTCTTATACGCCCCGCACCCATACACGCGCTCATTGAGCGATTGAGCCTTTCGGCTTCTCACGATGCCCACCGCACACACAGCCAAACCATCTACTTACATGCGGGAGATGCTGCAATGCGAACCATTAGCATAGCAGAGTACACACACGAGTGAGCgagaagagagcgagagcgagagcgaccGCACGAGAATCTCCGGCTTGCGCGTGTGCGTCTGTGTATTGGTGAACAAGCGCCCAAGCAGTTGCGCGCCGGTAGATGGAAGTTTCGGGCCGGCACACGGCGGCGACATGCGTTCAATCACTCGCGGACCGTCAGCCCGAGCAGTTCGCAGATTGCTGAGTTTTTGTCCCGGTGTCGGGAACAGTAGAGGACCCACCAAATCCCAAACCCAGTAAACCAACCAACTCTCACCGGCAGCTAACAGGCCCCCCGTGGTCCGGGTTTGGCGCGCGCGTTTACTCAAAAAACTTTCACCgcagtagaatttttttttatcggagCAGAACTTCACACCACGCGACGTATATATCGTTTTTCCCCGGTCGGAAAAGAAGGTGTATATTATCTCCTCCCAATTGTGTGCCGTGtccccagtgtgtgtgtgctgtgcagtGCTGTTATGTCgtgagtggtgtgtgtgtttgattctAACTCCGGTGCGCGCTAAATTGTGTGGACAGAGCGAATTAATCAAGACTCTACTCAGGTTGAGGTGCCGGAATTTTGTCGGAAGTCCACTTGCCGTGGACCACAACCATATCCAGAGGGGTGATCCAAGTGACATCGAAggtgttgtgcgtgtgtgaattGAACAGGGAATTCCCAAGCAGAGACTAGAATTCGGTGaaccatctctctctctctctctacccaTCTACACAAAAAACTTCCCGTGGTAATTCGGATTTAAAGGAATTCCTTCACAATATCCCATCATATTCGCAAAGGGGAGCTCCAGCATTATACAGACATTATATTTATCATCCATCAGTGGCGCGCAGTTAGTAGGTGCTTCCTCCACAAGTGTCGAAGGTGTACCCGGGTGTGTGggcgcgcgtttgtgtgtgtgtgtttttgtgcaaagaagaagcagaagaaaaaaggaaaaatttccGTGTGTGcgggcgtgtgtttgtatatggcgtaacaaaaaaaaagccttcaATTTGGTCGAATGGCGCATCAGCTACCATAGTCGTCATCATCCATCTAGTATACTGGTGGAGAATAGCGCGAGCGTGTCCTCACATACATTTCTTTCGCCCAAATGTCGAATGCGAAGATGTCGCACAATATAGCACGGACAGCTGTTGTCGTTGTagcaaagaaaagtgaaaccagcGTCGTCGTAGTCGTCGTTGCACCCTAGAGCCCCGGAGGATCCTATCGCCCATCTATATCCTCACACAACGAATCCACATCGGGTTGCGTAGGTGTCGCGAATTGCTGGCCGCGGCGTGCGCGTACGTGATTGTGAGTAGTGTTTTCGCGCGCTTGTGTGTGGGTGCGGCACGGAAAAGCACTTGTGTGGCAGAATTTGCACTTGCGGGTGTTGTGTTGTCTGTCGCGGGATGCGCAAATAGGAAGACGAAAGGCGCAAAATACTATTACGAAGCAGTCAAGTCAAGTGTGCAATATCTGGCTAGAAGGCAGTGAAGGCCAACAAGTGTTGTTAGGTCGCAAACCTTGTCCGAGCACGCAGTGGAAGCAGCTGTGTGAGAAAAACCAACTGAAATCTGGAAAAATTCTACTATCAAACTTTGCAAAGCTACCGGCCGGACAATCGGACGGCGTTTTGGAAATCTCTCACACACAATCAAACATTTGGCGGTATCGTCTCATCAAACTAAGAAGTGTTGAGCCGCGCGAGCGAATCTGTCTCTCCATCCAGTGACAACCGCACACAAGGCAAGTGAATGCTCCTGTCGTAACTATATTGCGTAGGCTCGTAGGTCGGGTTTTGTCCCTCGCTGCCCCATAGTGTGTGATCACAAGTGCGGGTGTATTGCTGATAAAGCGGAGGagacaacacaaaaaaggagcaGAGAGAAAACTATATATATATCCGTGCGaaccgtgcgtgtgtttgtgtgtgatttgttTCGGCGACCCAGAAGGATAACCCGAGAATACGAGCGACCGAGTGAAAGGATCGATCGAGCAATCATTATTGATCCCgcggtgtgttttgttgtgtgtgctgttgtgtgtgtgtgtgtgcgagtgtttgaGCGACACGCACATTCGCTATCATCCAAACCTTTTCGTCGATCACACCTACTATCAACCTACTCTACGTCGCCgatcctccccccccccccctagagTTAGTGGAGACCGGGCTGTGTGCGTTTACTAATACGCCTAGCAACAACGACGAATTGTGAGGCGTCTCAGCGACGACATCATCTACAAGGAATAGTAGTTTCCTTGCTAACGTGTGTTTAGTGTACCTATTTTCTTTGTGAAATTAACGGTAagtcttcttttcttctctctatcgattaggttttttttcatttttcttctgtgaAGTAGTATATGCTTTAGTTTAGTGATGCGGTTCGACACCTGTCCGGCGTCTATTGGTGTAGTAGTGTTTGCGGTGCGGTAACATAAAATGGGAATGATTGACGATCGAATTGCAAATGGGGGGATCCAAGTTGGAAGGTTAGCTCTTGTGTTAACGAAAAACCTGAACCGAGCGAGATCCGGAGTTTCACACCTGTGTGATCGACGAGAGCGTACGTATTGCGTATCGGTGCCGAGATCGGAGTCGGAGCCGACACGCATATCCCGATACGCCATTTTTTGATACCATAGTCTCGTTACCTGCCGTTACGTGCGGTTCACATCAACTTTTAACCCCAGATCCCGTGATGGATTTTGatatttgaaaaagtgtttggaATTTCCATCTGAGGTGTTCCTCCATATGCGGCTTCCTCCATGGCTCTCTGCAATCTCAGGAGGTCTTGACCGCCGCATCTTAGAGTTTAAAGAACAAAAATCCTGCGACGAATTGTGAATAGCGGACGAAAAATCTCCGCATTAGCCAGTGCGTAGGTCGGGTAGTCCCCGTCAATGCGTATCACCAATAACGCACCCTGTGAAGGCATTCGTCCTTGTGAGatagagcgagcgagcgagctagggtgagagaaagagatgatACGCGTTCGTCGTACTATTTGCCTTGGGAGTCTCTATGTGGGAGACACTTCATTCATTACGGTGAACACACAGAAAATAATAGTTTTCGCCCGATCGGCAAAAGCTGAAAGGATTTATTTGTGAATGCATCATAGTTCACGTTAACGTAAGAGGGAAATAAGAACCTTTCCCCAATACAGCCACACGCAGTAATGTAACGCTTCGCTCGGTGCGAAATTCATGTCGGTTCACGCACGTAACGCGCTTATGCCGGCCGCCGAGTTCATTTTGATGCCGGCCGGCCGGCTTTTTTCTTACCCACTTGCTGccattgctttttttcctttgcaatagcaaataaacaaacccgCTGCAGCTTTCGGTTGtattcgtgcgtgtgtgtgtgtgtgtgtgtgtgtgtgtgtgtgtttgctgctttTATGGGAAAGATGCAAAATTCATAGGTGCATGcagtaaaacacacacacatgtcaaCTTACCGCAGAGAAGAGTGATGACTACTACCGCTTGCTCTCTGGTGGTGTGCAGCTGGTCGCGCGAATGTGTTGTGTGAATAGTGGTTTTGTGGTGGCAAGGCCATGGGGAGGGGTAGAGGAAGGTGTAGCAGAGTAGATAAAGGGTGcgaagaaccaaaaaaaaagggaaggtgTTTACAAATgagctgtttgctgtgttgcTTTGTCGTTTTTGTGAATGGGCACTTTGTTTACTATTGTGTTGTGATGGTGATGTGGTCACACAATAATTTGTAGccgtgtgtgcctgtgtgtgtctgtgaagCGGGGGAAATAATTGCACAACTTGCTGTACCCGGTGCAGCAAAGTAAAGCCAAAGCTGTTGAGCTGTCGTTGCAATCTTAAAACATTGTTCCAGTGTTCAATGTCAAGGAGCGGGCTTAGGGCGCTTGCTACAGTGACGGACACTTATATAAGACTACCGCGATATAGTAATATTTCGATCCACTGCTTTCAATAGTTCTCTTAGAGTGGTACAGGCAAACCAAAAGTGGGAGCATCCCCGTTGACAAATGTCAGAAAATTATCCGCGCGAGCCTCTGCTGCTTCTTGGCGGAACGAGCCGGCGTAATCATTGCGGCCATATAATGGTATCTAGTTTACTAGAAATGTTCCATAtgggatttttctttcctagTCCTCCAATGGGAAgagattaaatttattaaaaaaaatatataaaaaaatcatctctCATTAGTATCTCAactttttgaagcaattttttttatccaaaATAACCAAATCAATAAGtaggaatagaaaaaaagaccAAAAACCGTTTTTTATATTCGACAAGAatggccttggttcggtgcattgttttcataaaaatctgtccataacaacaaaacaaattatgataattaattttacgaTCTTATTAAATTGCCTCATGTGTTTTGCCCATATTTCCATCAGAAATcatacaaattaaaaaaaatcagaataaattatttaaactaaCGTTTACCAGCAAGCAATCAAGTCCAATTCCTCAAAAATCGGCATCAAAACCTTAGGTTTTACACTgttaaaaaatgtattaaaactAATTATAAATAACAAGGATTAAATAATGTTAGACATTCCTATTTTATCGTCGATCACTGTATATGGCACTGCAACAACACACCGCGTGCAAGACGCTCGATATGTGTGTACGTATGTGTGAGATAAAATAAGAGATGCATTGCAACAGAATTGCAATCATTTCACAACACTCGCCAATGAATCGTCTATCGTCCTCGATTATTTGCGTAACATCCCCGGtaacaaaatcatcatcctttctcgctttggcaGGTTCACTtgttgcttagatagagcgagaaagCTTCACGATTTTGTTATCTGGCATTCTCTCTTATTatctgtgtgttgttgttgtccacCACTTCCTCGTACGTCAATGTAAGGTCCAAGCCCCGTGAACAATTCCCATAAATGTCTCTcccactctcgctctcgctcgttGTGTCGTGTGGACTTGGGGCGCATGATGATACGCCCCAACCAATTCATTCCACTATTATGTCATTACGGTGACAGATGCCGGGaatcacagacacacacacacatagaacaCAACATCGCCGCTTATCGCTCGCCTTCCCAGTGTAGTGTGGAAGCACGTTTTGTTCCAACTTCGATTTCTAAAGACCGGTCGACCAGCACATTCCGGACGACTactggaaggaaggaaaaaaaacacacttccaGAGATCGATGCGGTTGTTTCCTCCATTTgaaggtgtatgtgtgtgtgcgttgcacAATATAATGTCCAACGGAATCGCAAATTCTTTAGCCaatagtttgtgtgtgtgtgtgtgtgtgcgtaagtATTAGGTAGCACTTGCTTGCCGGCAGAGCCATTTCACAAGAATTTCAATGACTCATGGggatttttgctgcttttgcaCATTTTGTAGGGAAAACAGGCAGCACACGGGTGCAATGGATGGGGAGCAAAGGgaaaagaagacgaagaagaagattagtACGCGAAAGACCATCATCGTGTGGGATTCTCCCGTCCGCTGGCCAGCGCTTTAGACGACGGCGCGGATTATTAAAATTCGTTCTTTGCCCTTCCCTTTCCAACTGCCACCCCTCCCGCCTGCTCCATCGCCCTACAACGCTAGTCTCTTCCGCTCAATAAACTTcgctcgcgctctctctcacacacacacatcgacaaAACTTTGGCCTCCTCCCGGAAGTAATTTGTTATTATAGTAGCAGCAGGCCCTATAAAACCTACACGCGACCCTACAccgtggtgtatgtgtgtattgaTCGTTTCACGGTTGTATGCGTTCGGTGCGTTGTTGTGTGCTATTGGCACCACTTGTGCTGCTAATAGTGGTGGATTGTGTGATTCATTTTCAATGAATATTTTAGTTTTCCGCTGGTGTGGCGCCGATCCGAGCCAGCTGGTTTGCGATGTATTATGATTCATCGCAAACGAAAATCTGAGCATTAACTCCGCCTAGTGATTACACATCCTTTTTTGCATATGAACTTTCTATCTATTGTCAATTGCCTCGGTACTAATAGTTTTCATTATtgtctctgttttttttttttcgatttgctTTAGGACAGTGTAGCTTCGTGATTATGGCCTCGAATCAGCAACACTGGGAGCTAATGACGTCCACGTCCGAGTTCAGCCTGCTCGAGCTGGAACCGAAAGGCGATCTGGACCATCTGATGGATTTTGCCACCGACAGTACCGTAAGTAGCGGTGGCGATGTAGGCCGATCGGCGGAAGGTGAAGTCacaggtagcagcagcagcggcagtgCCGGTGACGGTGCGGGCAGCAGCGTTCTCGGTGGTGCAAGTTCCATCGCAATGAGTTTCGGTGTGGACGGCAGCAGTGCAAACGTGAGCAGCCTGCTGTCCGGCTccgcaagcagcagcagcagcagcccgtaCGACACACTGATGCTAGCAGATCAGAAACCACAGATCCGGCACGATTGTATGTGGGCCGGCGTGTGTGCGGATCAGTCACACCCGGAAAAGCACAGCGGTGGGTGCGGTGGATGCGCACGTCAAAatttgcaacagcagcaaacgtcGCTGGGAAGTTCGGCCGGAAGTTTGGTGCTGGTACCTTCCAAGGACATTCCCAAGATTGTGCCGGGCGCCGGTGAGCAGCCGGCCGAAATGGTGGTTGGTGGCAGTATAGTAAAGAGTGGGCCAGCGGGTAGTGTGCTGGCAAACAGAGTCAGCACGGTCAGCAATGCGTTGCCGTCGTGCGCTCCCGTACTGGTGAAACCGTTGTCCAATCCGGCAAGCCTGTTGACACCTTTCAAAGCAACACAAAGCGCGGCCCGGATACCGGCCGGTAGCTCTCTCCTGATTaagcgccagcagcagcaactttcCACCGCGATGCTCGCCCAAAACAGCAGACAGTCGCAGCTGACGCCACCGACGTCctcgccatcgtcgtcgtcggataGTGGGGTCAGCTCGGGTGAGGGTAGTGAAGTGGGCGAACAGAATTTGCGCATGGTGCGGGTGCCCCATCTGCCACGCGGATCGTTCCTAGCGGCGCGAGAGCAGGAAGCACGCAGCATAGCGGCCCAAAACCATGCCCGGCCCGATACCCCGCTCAGTCTGGACGATGATCCGCTCGAGTTCAAGCATAACCTCGATCTGGTAGCGACCTGCACGATCGGGTCCAACCAGCAAAGCCTCCTGCATACCGCGTCCTCGTTGTCACCGGCGGCTTCCAGTAGCAGCTCCTCGTCCCCGTCTTCCTCCACAAACAGTACCACCGCTATCCCTACGACCGCCACCAGCGCAAGCTCCGGAACGGCGGCAATGTCGGGGGTAGAATCTCGTACGGGGGCCCTTTACGGCCGGCTGGGTGGGAACTGTAGTTGTGGCGGTATCAGCAATAGCAATAACATCAGTAGTATAGGCCATACGACCCAGTGCTACGTCAACTACCTGCAGGACACGAGCAGTGTGGACGATGTGCGAATCAAGCAGCTGCGCGAGCAACTGCTATTGCTCGACGATCCGTACGCAGTACTACCAAACCACCATCATTATTaccatcacccccaccaccattATAACGggcaccaccatcatcctCATCAGCTGCGGCCCGACTCACCCGACAGTCAGCTCGAGCAGCTACTGATCGATTTGCGCGAGATTGAGGGTAGTAGCTGCCTGTTGGACGATCAGCACAAGACTTCCACGGCAAGCCTTAGCATAGGTATGAACGATGGTTCACCGCTGTCATCAGTCTCCTCCTCGCTccaccatcaacagcagcaccagcagcaacagcaacaccaccagcagcaccagcaacaacagcgcaGTCCCCTATCCTTGGCACCGTGCGGCGGTGAGTTGAGTGGGGGTGCGCATGCTACCTGCAGCAAGGAGTGTTGTTGGAGCAGTCTCGAGCTATCCCATCATCTGGCATCGCCCTCCACGGAGCGCCGGCGGCGACTCCAATTTGCCCACCGGCGGCGGAGCATTACCGTTCGCGGATGGATGagcgatgacgatgaggatgaggaagATGATCTGCTGAAAcagctggaggaggaggacgattTCTTCGAAAAGCATTTCGAGCAAAGCAATGGAGGTAATGTGGTGGCGGTTGGTAACGCGGCGACCCGTGGCTACACCAACTCCTCCTCCTGGGAAGATgaagaggaagaggacgaagaggaggaggaggaggacgaagaGGAAAGTGGCGAGGACGAGGAGGATAAGGATGAGCAGGAGGAGGATGTCgatgaggaggacgaggaggaagagatGGATGACGCGAACGAGGAAAGCATGTACGGTGATGGTAGCAGTAGAAGTCGGAGTAGAAGCAGAACTAGAACGTCCCGGCATCGCTACCACAGTCAGTACAACCATCACCGGCGTGTTGCACGTTCGTACCGCCCGTACGATGTGGAGGTGTACAACAGCAACGGCAAGCACCAGAAGAAACAGTCCACCAACAATGTGCTTTCGGCCGGTGGAGTTAACACCATCATCGCCGGTTCCGGTGCGTCACTCAAGTCATCCATGCTCGGTTCGAAAATCAGCAGTACGAGTTGCAACGGCAACGGCAACTTAAACAACTCCACCGTCACATCGGCCGTACAACAGCCGACCGGTGGTTCCGGCGCCAACTCCTATCAGGCGACACACTTCGGTGATCATAGTTACACCCGGCCGAAGGGTGGCTACAACATGAACGAGCTTGGCGTACAGACACCATCGGATTCTGGTGAGTTTCGTTATGTTACATCTTCTTCATCCACTTGGACTATACATTCCCAAATTTCCTCTGGAATTTAATGCATGTTCTCGAGAGTCGGAAACCTCCTCATGCTAATTTTGGCATAGAAATGTTAAGGAAAACGAATTAGGCTCAAAATCTAAGATCTCCCTTAGATCCGTAGATAACGACAATGTTTTCATGACTTCAAGGACTTCATAATATTGTTGGTGTAAAAAGTGCACTAAACATAACCTCCACTTTCGACAAACTGTAAAA encodes:
- the LOC118510267 gene encoding uncharacterized protein LOC118510267, which produces MASNQQHWELMTSTSEFSLLELEPKGDLDHLMDFATDSTVSSGGDVGRSAEGEVTGSSSSGSAGDGAGSSVLGGASSIAMSFGVDGSSANVSSLLSGSASSSSSSPYDTLMLADQKPQIRHDCMWAGVCADQSHPEKHSGGCGGCARQNLQQQQTSLGSSAGSLVLVPSKDIPKIVPGAGEQPAEMVVGGSIVKSGPAGSVLANRVSTVSNALPSCAPVLVKPLSNPASLLTPFKATQSAARIPAGSSLLIKRQQQQLSTAMLAQNSRQSQLTPPTSSPSSSSDSGVSSGEGSEVGEQNLRMVRVPHLPRGSFLAAREQEARSIAAQNHARPDTPLSLDDDPLEFKHNLDLVATCTIGSNQQSLLHTASSLSPAASSSSSSSPSSSTNSTTAIPTTATSASSGTAAMSGVESRTGALYGRLGGNCSCGGISNSNNISSIGHTTQCYVNYLQDTSSVDDVRIKQLREQLLLLDDPYAVLPNHHHYYHHPHHHYNGHHHHPHQLRPDSPDSQLEQLLIDLREIEGSSCLLDDQHKTSTASLSIGMNDGSPLSSVSSSLHHQQQHQQQQQHHQQHQQQQRSPLSLAPCGGELSGGAHATCSKECCWSSLELSHHLASPSTERRRRLQFAHRRRSITVRGWMSDDDEDEEDDLLKQLEEEDDFFEKHFEQSNGGNVVAVGNAATRGYTNSSSWEDEEEEDEEEEEEDEEESGEDEEDKDEQEEDVDEEDEEEEMDDANEESMYGDGSSRSRSRSRTRTSRHRYHSQYNHHRRVARSYRPYDVEVYNSNGKHQKKQSTNNVLSAGGVNTIIAGSGASLKSSMLGSKISSTSCNGNGNLNNSTVTSAVQQPTGGSGANSYQATHFGDHSYTRPKGGYNMNELGVQTPSDSDEEIDVVSVGDKNLPTNPTERDMRHMQSEVASKIRTAASRNTGNGSHPYGTGSSHYQRQHHLADGQRLHHHHHSLGGIYPTPAGSTTISGANTPLPTRSGGASVASSPPPAPCTSTGLLRSSSSSSGTSSRKRAIGGGGSSSSKRSSNASKRMRLAHSKRGGSGGSGGGDSSNQALAEELDTVEKRNLHNNLERQRRIGLKNLFEELKRQIPTLRDKDRAPKVNILREAAALCTRLIQEAEQVNELRQQQMKLYERVRYLRASIHSQHRHGTD